GCCTAGGGGATCCTGTTTCAAGGCCCACCTCAACCCCTATATAATCCTGCTCACCTTTGGAAAACACTATATCCATTAGCTTGCTTATTAGCTTATATCTCCTCTGAGCAACAACGATAGCTGCTAGGGAGGCGTGGCTCCAAGCTATTGTCTTATAGTGTTTAAGCGCTAGCTCGTGGAGCTTGATCAAGGGCTCTGGCTCTGGTATCACTCCTTGTGATCCATAGAGGAGAACATCGTCGCTGTGAAGTATTCCATGAACTATTCCATGCCTCACATTAACGAGGATCTCCCTCTCTATCTTCTCTAATGGGTAATGCCTAAGGGTTTTAAGAGTAACTGAACAGAAACTACAGCCTCTAGGACATCCCCTCATTATCTCGACGAGCCCGTTAACACTAGGATTCTTTATCTCTGGGATTTCCTCAACATCTGGAGCCATATTAGCTCCAACGAATATATAGTTAGGAACCTCCCTACCCTCCAATAGATCTTTTACGAGGGGGACTATAACCTTCTCAGCCTCCCCATCTAGGACAACATCAACCCCAAACCCCTTCCATAGATCGGGCTCCCAGAACCACTGCCACGCCGCTGGCCCACCAGCAACTATTTTAAGACCCTTCTTCTTAGCCCTCTTTATAGAGGGCCTGCTCATCAGCTTTATAAAGCTTCTCCTGTTAACAGGTTCCTTACCTGTTATAAGCCACCACTCAGAGCTAGGTGGGCCGAATGCGAAGTAATCGTGATGCCCCACCATTAGGATCTTTGCGCTCTCTACATAGCGATCTATATAGTCGGGGTCTATCACAGCAGCGTTAAAACCGCTCTCAAGAAGCTTGGCCTCAACCTTTCTAAGGCCATAGGGAGCTACGAGGGGCCTCCCATATCTATCAACTCTAGGTTTAGGGCAGCAGAGATACATCCATAGAAACTCGGGAAGCCCTACACTTGGGCTTGTAGCCATGAATCCTATGAACTCCTTACCATGGTGATCTGTCATCATAGTCCTATCTGTAGTTATTATTATATCAAAACGATTGCTTCCCATACCGCTCATTAAATCACCTTCTTTCCTAAATATTCCGCAATATCCCTTATAAAGATTTAAATTCGTGATAACGGGGTTATCACAGAGGTGTTATTAATTAGGTATTAGAACTTAACGATCTTCATTAGCATTGAGAGAAGCTTCAGCTATAAAGGAGAAATATTTGTGGTAGGGAACTCATAGGGGGAGATTTTTGAAGGCAGCAATACTAGCTGGGGGATATGGTAAGAGGTTAAGACCTCTTACAGATGATAAGCCTAAACCCCTTATCGAGGTGGGTGGAAAGCCCATCATAGTTTGGCAGATCGAGTGGCTTAAAAGACATGGTATCAAGGATCTAGTGATTCTAGTTGGGTATAAGAAGAACATGATTATAGATGAGCTGGGATCAGGAAGCAGATATGGGGTTAGAATTTCATATGTAGTTGAAGAGGATCCCCTAGGAACCGGTGGGGCTCTAAAGAATGCTGAGCATATATTGAGTAGGGAGGAGATGTTTCTACTGATAAATGGAGATATAATAACCACATTGAATCCTCTCGAGTTAGTTGAAATACTGAGGAAAAATCCCGTAGCTGTTGCATCAATAGCGGTGGTTCCCTTAAGAAGCCCCTATGGAGTTGTTAGGGTCAACGATAGTGGGAATGTGACTAGCTTTATAGAGAAGCCGATAATCCCAGATTATATGATCAATGCTGGTGTATATGCTATGAAGCCCACTATATTTGACTACCTACCAGAGAGGGGCGATATAGAGAGAACATGCTTCCCTAGACTAGCATCTGAAGGGAAGCTCCTGGCAAAGATATATGGGGAAGATGTTTATTGGAGATCGATAGATACTGTAAAGGATATAGAGGAGGTGGGGAACGACATATCGGGAGGTAAGCTAGTCCTCTAGGTGGCTCTAGCTATGTATAGTGTAATCCCGCTAAGTGGGGATCCAGGTATTGGGGAGAGGGTAGCATCACTTCTAGGTGGAGAGGTTGTAAAAGCATTTACAAAGGAACATCCTGATGGCGAGCTATATCTAAGGCTAGAGGGGAGGGTGGGGGGTAAGAGGGTTCTAATAACCCAGTCTATGTACCCCATGCAGGATAGAAAATTCATCGAGCTACTATTAGCGATAGATGCTGCAATCAGAGGTGGAGCCTCCGAGGTGGATCTCTTAATAAGCTATCTAGCATATGCTAGACAGGATAAGGTCTTCTTAGAAGGAGAGCCTGTATCGATAAATGTGATTCTGAGGAGCATAAAAGATCTAGGTGTGAACAGGGTTTTTGTCGTAGAGCCCCACTCAGATATACCAAAGAGAATCTATGGGGAAGGATTCATCGAGATAGATGGTATCACACCCCTTGCCTCGCAGTTTAAAGATGAAGAGGAGCTCGTAGTATTTTCACCAGATATAGGTGGTGTTGAAAGAGCTAAGAGATTAGCATCGAAACTATCAAATGTATATGGTGTATACTATATTGAGAAGCAGAGAGATCGATATACAGGTGAGGTTAGATCCTTTATTAAGGAGGAAATAAACCTTAGAGGAAAAAAAGCATTAATAGTAGACGATATAATAAGCACTGGAGGAACCATAGCTAATGCTGCTAAATTAATACTCGAGAGGGGAGCTTCTAAGGTATATGTTGCATGTGTCCACCCAATATTCGTTAAAGGTTCCGTTGAAAGGATAAGGGATGCTGGTGTTAGCAGAATCGTCTGTGGAAAAACTGTTAAACACTATGTTGAAGGAGTAGAATATATAGACCTATATATGCATATATATACAAAAATCACAGAGATCCTATCTCTAAACATAGGGTATCACACAGACTCTAAGGGTTCCAGTGTCGTTTGATCTTCTGTTAGTATCTCTAACCTCAGCCTTAAAAGGGCAAGGCTTTCAGATGTAAAACGCCTCTCTAAGGATCCCCACAGACTTTTAATAATAGCTAGCTCTATTTTCTTAGAAGCTAATAGCTGGATATTCAAATGAGGCTTAGATAGATCGTATTATGTGGAGGGCATAGCTATGAGTAAGGAGAGCTGTATTTTGAGGGAAATCATGGGGGCTTCCCTCTCTTCATTAGAGTATATACCGCTAACCCTTTACAGGCCTTATGGATTATCACTCATACTATGGATATGGTCCGGCGATCTAGGGGTGGAGGGATGTAGAGGATGTCCCTGGCCGGAGGCATATGAAGCTAAAGAGTCTCTTGATTTAATCGAGATCCAAGCTAGTTCTATTATAGAAAGGGGGAGGAGACTTGATATAGATCTGATCTTTCTTCATGGAGGCGAACCTATGTACAAGCCATGGTTCCTATGCCTATCTGAAACACTTGCTAAAGAAGGCATTAGCCTAGGCGTTAAGGCTAGGTTTGATATTCTATTAAAATATGGATTTAAAGAAATATTAGAGGCTAGAGGGCTAAACGCTATATTGATTGAGGTTCCTCAGAATATTCCTGGATCTAGAATAGAATCGGTGTTAACAGAGATCATGAAAAAGGCTCTTAATAGAAATATATATATAGAGATTTTAGTAACAGATCTGATCTCTCCTCTAGATAGTGATATGAGAGATCGTATAAAGAATATATTAGAGCAGTATAGGATCGCCATCGATAATCTAACTCCATCAAGGCCAATTCCTATAGGTATTTATGCAGCACACCTAGAAGAACATGATGTACTATCTATAAGAAAAATCATTAGGGAGATATGTGTTGGAAAAGCCACATGCTATATAATTGAATCTAATAAAAAGATATATCCAGACTATATCAAGTGTCCTACATGTGGAGTAGAGGTGGCTAGGAGGAGCGATATACTTGTTATACCTTTAATTACAGATGTAAAGTGTATGTCGTGTGGAAGTCGAATCTTCATGCATAGTCCTCATAGAATTAAGAGGAGATTTCCTGTAAATACGCCAATATATCTTTTACCCACTCTTCACTGAGATGTGAAGAAGGTTTATAGCTGAAAGCCCTACTCTTTAGAGGAATTAGCTAGACATCCAGTTAACATTTTTATATGGTATATTAAGATGTCTAGCCACCTGCTCAACTAATTTACCATATTTCGAGGATCCTTTGCTCAGCCTTAGCTTGAGCTTCTCATATTTAGCTCTTATCAATATATTACCATTAGCATCATATATAGATATATAGCCTTTAACATGTTTTCTTGGGTTCATTGTGAGATCGATTTGAACATATAGCTCATCTCCTTTGGAACCCTCTATTAAAATCTCATAGGCCTCTCCAACAGCGTATAAGGGCTTCACAGGGTTTTTAGATCCTGATGCTGGATATATACCTCCAGCTCTTACTATCAACGCTATCCTCCTTCTCTTATGAAGACCCCTTCTACTCTCAGACTTCTCCTCGCAGAGAATGAATATATTGCCTTTCCTCCCTGGTGTACACATAAGCTCTATCTACCACTAAGCTCACCGCTTCAAGAGTAATATTTAGCTCATCTAGAAAGTGTCTCCCTTTTTGCATTGTTTTCAATAGCTTTTTGATGGCTTTGTTTATGGGCTAGGGCTAGCCCTTGGTATGTGATTGTTTCAGCGGCTTCGGAAAAGGATCTGTTCTATGTAGCTTCATATTTGGTTTTAAGCATTGAGACGTATTTATTTTTAGTAAGGTAGAACGTGAGGAGATATGACGGTAAGGCTCCAAGTGGTTAGGGATCCATATAAGGAGATAAATGATAAGCTTAGAGCTCAGAAGTATCATTTAATAGGCTCCCATTCAGCTGTTAAGAAGTGTTTATGGACACATAAGGCTGTTTATGAGGGTAAATTCTGCTATAAGGGTAAATTTTATGGTATTGAGAGTCATAGATGTATTCAATCCTCTGTATCTACTCAGTGGTGTTGGAACGCATGTATGCACTGCTGGAGATTAAGGCCAACAGATATTGTTGATGAGTGGGATGAGAAGGGTCTCATAAGTATTGATGATCCTAGGTTTATTGTTGAGATGTCTATAATAGAGCATAGAAGAACGATCTCAGGCTATAAGGCTCTCGGCGTTCCTGAGGAGGTCATAAGAGAGGCTATGGATCCAAAGCATGTTGCGATAAGCCTAACAGGTGAGAACACACTCTATCCAAGGCTCGGCGAGTTAATAAAGGAATATCATAGAAGGGGTATAACAACATTTCTAGTTACAAGAGCTGTAAGGCCAGATATACTTGCTAACCTTGATGAGGAGCCTTCCCAGCTCTATATATCCCTTGAGACCTATGATGAAGAGGGCTACGAATTCTTCACAGCCCCCCTTGTGGCGAATGCGTGGAGGCTGACAATGGAGACTATAGAGATGCTCCCCAGCTTCACATGTCCCACAGTATATAGGATAACAGCTGTTAGGGGGTGGAATATGGATGAAAAGGCTGTCAAGGGATTTGCAAGGCTTGTTGAGATAGGGATGCCAACATTCATAGAGGTGAAAGCATATATGCATATCGGCACATCGGTGACAAGGCTTACAAGGGATAACATGCCTACACATGAAGAGATACTAAGATTCGCGGAGGAGCTAGCAAAGGAGACTGGGTATAGGCTTGTATCCCATAGCAGGCCATCCAGAGTAGCTCTTCTATCGAAGCTAGATAAACCCCTTATAAGGCATGGCAATGCTAAGATCTCCTGGTGGGATCCTGACTATGAGGGAGAAGACGAGTATGAATACCAAAGTGTATATGGTGTTATAGCAACTAAATAACCCAATGTCTTAATATATTGCTATGTGTCAAGCTATATTGGTTCAAACCAGTATGTTATATAGCCTTCAGGATCTCTTCTACCAACTTTTAACCTCATCTTCATACCTGGAGCGAGCTTTTCATGGCTATCTACATTTATCCATGCCAATATATTAAAGCCTTGAGGCATTCTCACTATACCAACAATATAGTCTTTTAAATGTGAGAAGCTGAGAGGCTTAACATTTATTACTGTCCATGTTAACAGTTCTCCCTCACCATCTATATCGATCCACTCCATATTCCTTACCCTACACTTAGGGCAGTCGGGCTGGGGTGGGAAGTATATTGTTCCACATTCTTTACATTTAGTTGTTCTAACCACTCCATTCCTCAAACCTTTGAAGAACTCCTCGATATTTTTAACAGGTATTACATATCTTAGCCTTAGCTCTCTCACATCAAGCCACATGGGAGCCCCTGTCTTCGGATCTTGATATATTGGTAGGCCGGTCTCTCTAACAATATTATCTATTAATGATAGAGCCTCCTCAGAAAGCCTGTCTATATGTTCTGGGAGCTTCTTTATAATAGTCTTATCATCGCTCATGGCTTATCCACCGATAGTGCTGCTGTGAATACGTAATGCCCTGTACCACCTACATTATGTGCCAAAGCCCATCCCCTCTTTATAGGAGCCTGCCTCCCCCTCTCCACCCTCTGTTGAAGCTGTCTAGTAAGCTCTACAAGCATACCAACTCCCGTGGCTCCTATTGGATGGCCCTTAGCCTTTAGCCCTCCATCTAGGTTAACCGGTATTAATCCCCCTATATATGTTTGCTTCTCTCTCACCACTATATGCTCCTCACCCTTCTTAACAAATCCCATATCGCTTAAGGCCATTAGCTCTGCTATTGTAAATGCATCGTGGAGATTAGCTACATCGAAGTACTTCGCGGGATTCTTAGGATCTACACCTATTTTCTTGTAGAGCATCTCAGCAGCTACCCTGGTCGCCTCTAAACCTATATAATCGCTTCTCTTACTTAGATTAGAGGTTCCATTCGCATATCCCCACCCTCTTATCCATATAGGCGAATCTGTTATTTTCATAGCTATGTCCTCGCTTGCAAGGATAAGGGCTGCGGCTCCATCTGTTATCGGGGATGAGTCGTAGAGCTTTAGCGGCCATGCAACGTATCTAGAGGACATGCATTGCTCAACAGTGATTCTGTTTTGGAAGTGTGCCTTAGGATTCATCGATCCGTAGTAATGGTTCTTCACAGCAACCTCACATAGATCTTCCTCTCTCACCCCAAACCTCTTCATATATGAGGTGGCATACATAGCATAGTAGCCTGGAAACGTCATCCCAAAGTTCTGGAATTCCCAGAAATAGTTTCCAGCCCTTCCAATCAGCTCGACAACCTGTGGGGTTGTAGATTCATTCATCTTCTCAACACCTATAACAAGGACTATGCTAGCCTCACCACTTGCTATCATGTTATAAGCAGTTCTAGTCGCAGCTAATCCGGTGGCGCATGCAGCCTCAACCCTAATACCGTTTTTCGGTACCAGACCAGCATATTCCCCGATGAGGACAGCTGGTAATGGCTCGCTTGACCAGCTACCGACGTTGCCAACTACAAAGCTATCTATATCCTCAGGGCCTATTCTAGCCTCATCCAGGGCTTCTTTTATAGCTTCATATGCTATCTCTGCTAGTGTTGCATCTGTTCTATAGCCATATCTAGCTATTCCTGTCCCTACTATTGCGACTCTCTTCATAGAACCAACCTCGCAACCTCCTCGGGGATAAGGTTTTTCTCCCTGAGAATCCTTATCAGCTGCCTATATGCTACAAGTCTCTGTATCTCATTTGTCCCCTCATAGATCTGTATGATCTTTACGTCTCTGAGAAACCTCTCAATCCCAGTTTCCCTTATAACACCAACGCCCCCATGAAGATTTATTGCTCTACTAGCTATCTCCTCCGCAGCCTCTGAGGCAAAGAATTTAGCTAGTGAGGCTACAAATGTGAATTCCCTCTTACCCTCATCAGCTAGTTTAGCTGCTAAATAGGCCATATATCTAGATGCAAGGATCTTTGCCAAGATCTCTACGAGATCGAATTGGACTGCTTGGAAGAAAGCTAGTGGATAGCCAAAGGCATACCTCTGATGCACATATTTAAAGGTTTTCTCGAAAAGGGCCTGCGCTATTCCAACAGCCTGTGCAGCTATCCCTATCCTTGTTCTATCAAAGGTCTCCATAGCTATGAGGAACCCCAGATCCTCTGCGCCAACTCTATTATCATCAGGCACAACAACATCCTCCAATGTTAACTCATATATATGGCTTCCCCTAAGCCCCATCTTATCGTACCTCTGATCCAATCTGAACCCGGGGGTTCCCTTTTCAACTATGAAGAACGTTAACCCCATGTGGCGTGATCTCTTATCGGGTGGGGGCGAGGTCCTCGCGAGCACTAAGATATAATCTGCTAGATCTGCATTACTTATAAAGGCTTTCCTCCCATTTATAACCCATTTATCCCCCCTCTTCTCCGCCCTAGTCTGGATCCCCGCTACATCGGAACCGCAGCATGGCTCTGTTACTGCGAAGGCGCCAAATTTCTCTCCTCTCGCTATCTCTGGTAAGTATCTCTTCCTCTGCTCCTCAGATCCAAATAGTATTATGGGTATTGCGAATAGCTCATTAGTTCCTATTACAACGCTAACTGCCGGTGAAACCCTAGAGATCTCCTCAACCAGTATAACCATGCTTATATGATCCTCTCCCTGACCTCCATAGGCTTCTGGAATTCCTATGCCGAAAAATCCCTGTTTAGCCATATCTTCTAAAAGATCCCTTGGTATCTCATCTCTCTCATCGATCTCCATAGCTATAGGCTCGATCTTCTTCTCAACGAACTCACGCACACTTCTTCTGAAGAGCTCATGCTCGCTTGAAAGCTTTATACTAAGATCTTCTAGTGTTTCAAATGGAAAAACCATTACATCACCAAATATCTCTCTGCTAAGGGCTAAAAATGTATTATGCATATAAGAAAGGCTAAGATTAGTAGGAGTGAAATTAACACATAGATTATTATTATTAAACCTAATTATATACAAAGTACATAAACGTTATGCCTTTATATATTTAGCTAAGATAATATTTAGGGGTTGGATATGCAGCCTCCACTATTGTCTTCGGAGGAGGTTTTCAATAAATATATCAAGCCTAGGATATGGGTCAAGAGCTATGATGAGGGGGTTCCCCCAGATGTTGAGATAAAATATTTTCCGCTATATGAGATCCTTGATGAAGCTGTTAGGAGATATCCTAATAGAGATGCGCAAATCTTTATGGGTAGGAGGATTAGCTATAAAACACTAGGGGATCATAGTGATAGGCTTGCACATGCTTTTAAAGAGATGGGGGTTGGAAAGGGAGATGTAATTGCTCTTCACATGCCAAATAGCCCCTCATATACTATAGCGTTTTTCGCAGCCCTCAAGGTAGGGGCTATAGTTTCTCCAATGAATCCTCTCTATACACCTAGAGAGATAGCCTTCCAAATCAAATCCTCAGGATCGAGGATCCTGGTGACCACCAACATCCTCTATAAAAATGCTGAGCAAGCCTTGAAGGAGGTAAAGGTTGAGAGGGTTATAGTAGCTGGTATTGAAGACTATATGCCACCTCTTCTAAAGCCCCTGGCTAGGCTTAGGCTTAAACCGCCTAAGATAAGCTATAGTGATAAGATAGTAAGGCTATCTGATCTCATTAGGAGCTATAGCCCTTCTACATATAGGGAAAAGATCGATCCTCTTGAGGATATAGCAGCTCTTATGTATACAGGTGGAACTACAGGTGTGCCAAAGGGTGCTAAGATTCTACATGGAAATATAGTGGCTAATCTACAACAGATAAAGCCCTTATATGATGTGATTAGAAAGAAGAGATCTGTTGAAGGTCCTATGAGGTTCATCGGGATCCTACCCTGGTACCATATATATGGCTTGGTAGTTGTCATGCTATACTCGATATACGATGGTGGAACTGTTATAGTGTTTCCAAGACCCGATATAGAGGGTCTGATGAAGAGTGTGGAAAAGTATAGAGCCCACGTTCTCCATGGAGTGCCGACCCTCTATAATGCGATAATTAATCATCCAAAGGTAGATAGGTATAGGTTGAACACGCTTCTATTCTGTATATCAGGAGCAGCACCTCTACCAATAGAGGTTGCTAAGAGGTTTGAGGCGCGAACAGGTGCTGTTCTGAGAGAGGGCTATGGCTTAACGGAGACAGCTGTTGTAACCCACGTTAACCCCCTATATGGGAAGAATAAGTTGGGTAGCATAGGTATTCCAATACCCAGTACATATGCTGCCATAGCAGATCTAGAGAAACCCATCTTGCTCCCTCCGGGAGCTGTTGGTGAGATCGTGATCTCCGGGCCGCAGGTTATGAAGGGCTATACAGCTGAGGATGAGAATAGAGATGCATTCTTCACAGCACATGGTCTTAGATGGTTCAGAACAGGGGATATAGGTTATATGGATGAAGAGGGCTATTTCTATGTGCTGGATAGAAAGAAAGAGATGATCAAGTATAAGGGCTATTCTGTATATCCAAGGGAGATAGAGGAGGTTCTAATGATGCATGAATGTGTTAAAGAAGCAGCTGTAGTGGGAATCCCAGCACCAGATGTTGGAGAGATCCCTAAGGCTTTTATAGTACTTAAAAGTGAGTGTAAGGATAAAGTTAGAGAGACTGATATATTGAAATGGGTAGAGGATAAGTTAGCACCATATAAGAGGCCAAAGGTTGTAGAGTTTAGAGAGGAGCTCCCTAAAAGCCCTGTTGGAAAGATACTCAGAAGAGTTCTAAGGGATGAGGAGTTGAAGAAGCTCTCCCTAGGAGGAAAGTAATTTCGCTCCTTCAACTGAAAGGTTTCAATAATTATTTTATTCTAGATGGTTCTCACTTTTGATGGTAAATATGCAGTTAAGGATCCTTATTAAATCCTTATAGTGAAGCTGGCCAGGAGCTGTTGGCTCACTTACATAGCCATATATAAGTTTGGATCCGAGAATACCGAATGCCAGCCTCTCCATAGGATCAGCTGCGATTGGCATGAGGGAGAGGTTCTCATATCCTATATCGAGTAGAGATGATAGAAGAGCCCTGTAACCTTTAAACGCTTTAACAGCTATCTTCACACTATAGGCTTTATCAACATATCTAGTTATAGCTTCCATAACCTCTTCCGTTGTAGGTAATCTATTTATATAATGTATAGATACGATTCTACCCTCATATGGAACATCATATCTCTTAAGGTATGATGCCTCAACATCATACATAATCCCTAGCTCATATAGCCTTTTGAGATATCTAGATTTCCACACCGCATCAACGGCCCTCACACCTCCTTCTGAGGTCTCCCTTATCGTTACTATAATTTTAGATCTATACTTAGCCAGCCTCTCAGGATCTAGTAGGGTTGGGTTCTCCATATAGTCGAGTCTGAGTTCTATAAAGTCAGCCTCTTCTATACCGTCTATTAGATCTAGATCAGCGGTTGTCCTTATAGGAAGCGATGCTACTACCAGAGGCTTTTTAACCATCAATCCTCAGGACACCACCTATCAATCTAAGATCATTCCAGAAGCTAGGATTACTCTTATTAACACACTCCGCATTCTCTATTACACCACCTATCTTTAGAGCGAGCGCTGAGGCCATCATAGCTATCCTATGGTCACCTCCACAATCTATTATAGCTTCTCTTAAATCCATACTACGCTGACCCTCAATTTCTAGAAAACCCTCTCTATAAGATGCCCTAATATTAAAGCTCCTTAGAGTATTTATTATAGTTTCGATCCTATTGCTCTCCTTAATCCTAAGCCTCTCCACACCCCCGATCCTAGTTGTTCCATTTGCCATAGCTGCCACAGGTGCTATAGATGGCCCGAGATCAGGGGCGTCCTCTATATCAACACTTATAGCATTATATTCATCACTAGCTTCAGCATGCCAAGAGCCATCTATATATCTGCTATAAGCCCCCATAGACCTGTAGATCTCCACTATCGAATGATCTCCAAAATAATCCCGCGGCTGTGGTAGATCATAAATCTCTATCGAACCCCCTGTTATGAGTGCCGAGGCCACATAGAATGAGGATAAAGCGTAGTCACCTTCTACTTTTCTCTTAACGATGCTGGGCTTTTCAACCCTCTCTACGGATATTTTATCTATATCTATTATTGTGTTACATCCAAAATCTCTTAGTACATCTCGTGTTAAATATATATAGCTTTTAGACACTATTGGGGGATCAATATAGATATTGCCATACTCCTTGAGGCAAAATGCTATCATATACCCAGATATATATTGACTGCTCTCCGAACCCCTTATTCTGATCCAGTTATCATCTAGTCTTCCCTCAACAACTATTGGAAGCCTTGTTGACGAGATATTCACAC
This genomic interval from Sulfolobales archaeon contains the following:
- the aroA gene encoding 3-phosphoshikimate 1-carboxyvinyltransferase; amino-acid sequence: MKVYLERSKISGRLKAPRSKSHAIRLIFSSLLSPVEIEDLPLSDDVRAAIRAVEALGVRISGARFETKDMPRIVNERIYVGGSATTLRILIPIITVIGGRVYIDGDYTLRRRPLDAIVEATRDRGVNISSTRLPIVVEGRLDDNWIRIRGSESSQYISGYMIAFCLKEYGNIYIDPPIVSKSYIYLTRDVLRDFGCNTIIDIDKISVERVEKPSIVKRKVEGDYALSSFYVASALITGGSIEIYDLPQPRDYFGDHSIVEIYRSMGAYSRYIDGSWHAEASDEYNAISVDIEDAPDLGPSIAPVAAMANGTTRIGGVERLRIKESNRIETIINTLRSFNIRASYREGFLEIEGQRSMDLREAIIDCGGDHRIAMMASALALKIGGVIENAECVNKSNPSFWNDLRLIGGVLRIDG